A window from Bacillota bacterium encodes these proteins:
- a CDS encoding TrkA family potassium uptake protein, with product MKQFAVIGLGRFGSSVAATLARMGYDVLAVDTDEQKVEQIVDRVTHAVQADALDDDSLKALGMRNFDVVIVAIGHDMQASILTTVMLKEMGVKTVVAKANTELHGRVLARVGADKVVFPERDMGVRAARSLVSKNLLDHIDLSPDFSIAELVTPKEFVGKSLLEAGVRGKFGVSILAIRRGAEILIAPGAREVIREGDVLVAIGRNERLEQLGGD from the coding sequence ATGAAACAATTCGCCGTAATCGGCTTGGGGCGTTTCGGATCGAGCGTGGCCGCCACACTGGCCAGAATGGGCTACGATGTGCTGGCCGTCGACACCGACGAGCAGAAAGTAGAACAAATCGTGGACCGGGTGACCCACGCCGTGCAGGCCGACGCTCTGGACGACGATTCCCTGAAGGCCTTGGGAATGCGTAACTTTGACGTGGTGATCGTGGCGATCGGACACGATATGCAGGCCAGTATCCTGACTACGGTCATGCTCAAAGAGATGGGTGTAAAGACAGTGGTGGCCAAGGCCAACACCGAGCTTCATGGGCGGGTGCTGGCCCGGGTCGGGGCCGACAAAGTAGTTTTCCCGGAACGAGACATGGGCGTACGTGCCGCCCGCAGCCTGGTATCGAAGAACCTGCTGGACCATATCGACCTTTCCCCCGACTTCAGCATCGCCGAGCTGGTGACCCCGAAGGAATTCGTGGGCAAAAGTCTTCTGGAGGCCGGGGTCAGAGGAAAGTTCGGCGTAAGTATTCTGGCGATTCGGCGGGGGGCCGAAATACTGATCGCCCCCGGGGCCCGGGAAGTAATCCGGGAGGGAGACGTACTGGTGGCCATCGGACGGAATGAGCGCTTGGAGCAACTGGGAGGGGATTAG
- a CDS encoding RNA methyltransferase — translation MRITSRSNERVKYLKKFHEKKHRDQENGFLAEGFKVIEEALQAGWEVRMLLYTPDVLRHPRGVALLDKAHATGTIELWECEKQVLAAVADTKTPQGALALIAKPEHSLDVLLQGRGTPLVIVLDGLQDPGNLGTIIRTADACELQGVITLEGTVDLFHPKVVRASAGALFHLPAFADLAASTVVEFFTGAGVQKFVADPRGEYSLYECDFSRPTALFMGNEARGCGEMLHAAADRVVAIPMPGQAESLNVGVAASLFIYEAVRQRLKSSLSLP, via the coding sequence GTGCGGATTACCTCACGGTCCAACGAGCGCGTCAAGTACCTGAAAAAGTTTCACGAAAAGAAGCACCGGGACCAGGAAAACGGCTTTTTGGCCGAGGGTTTCAAGGTGATTGAAGAAGCCTTGCAAGCCGGCTGGGAGGTGCGCATGCTGCTCTATACTCCGGATGTGCTCCGCCACCCGCGCGGTGTGGCGCTGCTGGATAAAGCTCACGCCACCGGCACCATCGAACTCTGGGAATGTGAAAAACAGGTGCTGGCCGCGGTGGCCGACACTAAGACGCCTCAGGGGGCATTGGCACTGATTGCCAAGCCGGAACACTCACTTGACGTCCTGCTGCAGGGCCGGGGCACCCCGTTGGTGATCGTGCTGGACGGTCTTCAAGATCCCGGAAATCTGGGCACGATCATCAGGACGGCCGACGCGTGTGAACTCCAGGGCGTCATCACCCTCGAGGGCACCGTCGATCTATTTCACCCGAAAGTCGTGAGGGCCTCGGCGGGAGCGTTGTTTCACCTGCCGGCTTTTGCGGATCTGGCTGCGTCAACGGTCGTGGAATTCTTCACCGGCGCCGGCGTTCAGAAGTTCGTGGCCGACCCCCGCGGCGAATACTCACTCTACGAGTGCGACTTCAGCCGGCCCACCGCGCTTTTCATGGGCAACGAGGCCCGGGGCTGCGGGGAAATGCTCCATGCTGCCGCCGACCGGGTGGTGGCCATACCCATGCCCGGCCAGGCCGAGTCTCTGAACGTGGGCGTTGCCGCCTCGCTTTTCATCTATGAAGCAGTGCGGCAGAGGCTCAAATCTTCCTTGTCTTTGCCTTGA
- the pheS gene encoding phenylalanine--tRNA ligase subunit alpha yields the protein MREKLAEVVEEAERVIAGASSVEAVEEARIRYLGKKGVLTQVLRGMGSLSAAERPVVGKLANESKERLEQALAVRSAFLKQEEKAARLAAERIDVTLPGVLPHLGGIHPLTRVRIEIENIFLGLGYQIVEGPEVELEYYNFEALNFPKDHPARDMQDTFFITDEVLLRTHTSPVQVRTFEKTAPRVPVRIIAPGKVYREDDDATHSPMFNQVEGFAVDTRITLGDLKGTLVHFVREMFGERRMRFRPSFFPFTEPSAEVDISCVICGGDGCRVCSHTGWLEILGAGMIHPRVLEVAGYDAEKVNGFAFGMGIERVAMLKYGIDNIRLFFDNDLRFLNQF from the coding sequence ATGCGCGAAAAGCTGGCCGAGGTTGTCGAGGAAGCTGAAAGAGTGATCGCGGGTGCTTCCAGCGTAGAGGCTGTCGAAGAGGCGCGCATCAGGTACCTGGGGAAAAAGGGCGTCCTGACCCAGGTCTTAAGGGGCATGGGTTCGCTGTCAGCCGCCGAGCGCCCGGTGGTGGGCAAGTTGGCCAACGAATCAAAGGAACGCCTCGAACAGGCCCTCGCCGTAAGAAGCGCCTTTTTGAAACAGGAGGAAAAGGCGGCCAGGCTGGCGGCCGAGCGGATCGACGTCACTTTGCCCGGAGTGCTTCCTCACTTGGGCGGTATACATCCCTTGACCAGAGTGCGTATCGAAATAGAGAATATCTTTCTGGGTCTTGGCTACCAGATCGTGGAGGGGCCGGAGGTCGAGCTGGAATATTACAATTTCGAGGCGCTCAATTTCCCCAAAGACCACCCGGCGCGCGATATGCAGGACACCTTCTTCATCACCGACGAGGTGCTGCTTAGGACCCATACCTCACCGGTACAGGTCCGGACCTTTGAGAAGACGGCACCGCGGGTTCCGGTCCGAATTATTGCGCCCGGCAAAGTGTACCGGGAAGACGACGACGCCACCCACTCCCCGATGTTTAACCAGGTTGAGGGGTTCGCGGTAGACACCCGCATTACCTTGGGTGATCTGAAGGGGACGCTGGTCCACTTCGTGCGGGAGATGTTCGGTGAACGCCGGATGCGTTTCCGGCCGAGCTTTTTCCCCTTCACCGAACCGAGCGCCGAGGTGGACATTTCGTGTGTGATCTGCGGGGGCGATGGGTGCCGTGTGTGTTCCCACACCGGCTGGCTTGAGATTCTTGGTGCGGGGATGATCCATCCCCGGGTGCTGGAGGTAGCGGGCTACGATGCCGAGAAGGTGAACGGTTTCGCGTTCGGGATGGGTATTGAGCGGGTGGCTATGCTCAAATATGGTATCGACAACATCCGTCTTTTCTTCGACAACGACCTTCGTTTTTTGAATCAATTCTAG
- the pheT gene encoding phenylalanine--tRNA ligase subunit beta yields the protein MRVSVNWLKEFVDIPVTTAELADRLTLAGVAVDRIDKPSAGVSGVVTGKVAEVQPHPNADRLLIALVDIGGETLQIVTGAANFKVGDVVPVAPLGAVLAGDLTIRRAKFRGVESRGMMCAADELGIGDDHEGILILPPDTPVGVDAGPVLGLDDEILELDLTPNRGDCLSVFGVAREAATLLATPLKRRKPAFPELDLQAARMARVDIEDPHLCGRYVARVLVDVRVGPSPLWMQTRLFTAGLRPISNIVDVTNYVMLERGQPQHAFDYDAVHNAHVIVRRARAGETLATLDGNERSLAPDMLLITDPRTVIGIAGVMGGLDSEVTADTKRVLLESAYFNPVSIRRTSRALGLRSEAATRFEKGVDPEGCLTAADRALELMQAIGAGRAAAGAVDVYPEPYAPRTIIVRPERVEEILGLAVPAKTTRDILERLEFAPRISEGKFLVRVPSHRTDISREIDLIEELARIHGYQQIPASLPFGETVPGVRTGAQVLESRLKQLLVACGLTEVVTYTFTNRKVFDRLRLPGNSEFCRTVRLRNPLNEEQTEMRTLLYPSLLDVLARNYQRRNTDAALFETGRVYRPRDNAPLPEESLRLAAALMGRTPAGWRKRHEPLDFFFLKGVLESLAREIGLGPLVFTAEQNEPSFHPGRTARLRAGEADLGIVGELHPEVLEAYDLPPGVVVAEIDLDLVLAMDKKTPIFVPLPRFPGVERDLAVVIGKEIPALEVTALIRRAGGELLRELHLFDVYEGRQIREGFRNLGFSLLFRADDRTLTDEEVGPHLNEIIQVLEDTYGAQLRV from the coding sequence GTGCGGGTTTCGGTCAATTGGCTCAAGGAATTTGTGGATATCCCGGTGACCACGGCGGAGTTGGCCGACCGCCTGACTTTAGCCGGAGTGGCCGTCGACCGGATTGACAAACCTAGTGCGGGCGTTTCGGGCGTGGTCACCGGCAAGGTGGCGGAGGTGCAGCCGCACCCCAACGCCGACCGGCTTCTGATCGCCTTGGTGGACATCGGCGGGGAAACCCTGCAGATCGTTACGGGTGCTGCGAACTTCAAGGTCGGTGATGTCGTCCCGGTAGCCCCGCTGGGGGCGGTCCTGGCCGGTGATTTGACTATCAGGCGGGCCAAATTCCGGGGTGTGGAATCCCGGGGGATGATGTGTGCCGCCGACGAACTGGGCATCGGTGACGACCACGAAGGCATTCTGATCCTGCCCCCGGATACCCCGGTAGGTGTGGACGCGGGCCCCGTTCTGGGATTGGACGACGAGATTCTGGAACTGGACCTGACCCCTAACCGGGGCGACTGCCTGTCGGTGTTCGGTGTGGCCCGGGAGGCGGCCACCCTGCTGGCAACACCCCTGAAACGCAGAAAACCGGCCTTTCCGGAACTGGACCTTCAGGCCGCGCGCATGGCCCGGGTGGACATCGAAGATCCGCACCTCTGCGGCCGCTACGTGGCCCGGGTGCTGGTCGACGTCCGGGTCGGACCCTCCCCGCTTTGGATGCAGACCCGGCTGTTTACGGCCGGTCTAAGGCCGATCAGCAATATCGTGGACGTCACCAACTACGTAATGCTGGAGCGGGGACAGCCTCAGCATGCTTTTGATTACGACGCCGTGCATAACGCCCACGTCATTGTGCGCCGGGCCCGTGCCGGGGAGACGCTGGCAACCTTGGACGGCAACGAGCGGAGCCTGGCTCCGGACATGCTTTTGATCACCGACCCCCGGACGGTCATCGGCATCGCCGGCGTTATGGGCGGTCTGGACTCGGAGGTGACTGCGGACACCAAGCGGGTCCTATTGGAGTCGGCCTATTTTAATCCGGTCAGTATCCGGCGGACTTCCCGCGCGCTCGGTTTGCGCTCGGAGGCCGCCACGCGCTTTGAAAAGGGGGTTGACCCGGAAGGGTGCCTGACGGCGGCCGACCGGGCGTTGGAACTCATGCAGGCCATCGGCGCCGGCCGTGCCGCGGCGGGTGCCGTTGACGTTTACCCGGAACCCTATGCGCCCCGGACAATTATTGTGCGGCCGGAACGCGTGGAGGAGATACTGGGCCTGGCTGTGCCGGCCAAGACCACCCGGGACATTTTGGAACGGCTCGAATTCGCCCCGCGGATATCCGAAGGCAAGTTCCTGGTGCGCGTTCCGTCCCACCGGACCGACATTTCACGTGAGATAGACCTGATTGAGGAACTCGCCCGGATCCACGGCTACCAGCAGATACCCGCGAGCCTGCCCTTCGGTGAGACCGTCCCGGGAGTTCGGACCGGGGCGCAAGTGTTGGAGTCCAGGCTCAAGCAACTGCTGGTGGCGTGCGGGCTGACCGAAGTCGTCACCTACACCTTCACCAACCGTAAGGTTTTCGACCGGTTGCGGCTGCCCGGCAATTCTGAGTTTTGCCGGACGGTGCGGTTACGAAACCCCCTGAACGAAGAACAGACCGAGATGCGCACCCTGCTTTATCCCAGCCTGCTGGACGTTCTGGCCCGCAACTACCAACGGCGGAACACCGACGCCGCCCTGTTCGAAACCGGTCGGGTTTACCGTCCCCGCGATAACGCGCCCTTGCCGGAGGAGAGCCTGCGGCTGGCCGCGGCGCTGATGGGGCGCACGCCGGCCGGCTGGCGCAAAAGGCACGAGCCGCTCGATTTCTTCTTCCTGAAGGGCGTCCTGGAAAGCCTGGCCCGGGAAATCGGTCTTGGTCCGCTTGTCTTTACGGCGGAGCAGAATGAACCTTCGTTTCACCCGGGGCGGACCGCGCGCCTGCGTGCCGGGGAAGCGGACCTCGGCATTGTCGGAGAGCTGCACCCGGAGGTGCTCGAGGCGTACGACTTGCCCCCGGGCGTGGTAGTCGCCGAGATTGATTTGGACCTGGTGTTGGCCATGGACAAGAAGACGCCCATCTTTGTCCCGCTGCCGCGTTTCCCGGGCGTGGAACGCGACCTGGCCGTGGTGATTGGGAAAGAAATCCCCGCCCTTGAGGTGACGGCCCTGATCCGGCGGGCGGGTGGGGAGTTGCTCCGGGAACTGCACCTTTTTGACGTTTACGAAGGACGTCAAATCCGGGAGGGTTTCCGTAACCTGGGCTTTTCCCTCCTTTTCCGGGCCGATGACCGTACGCTGACGGATGAAGAGGTGGGCCCGCACCTCAACGAAATCATCCAGGTCCTGGAAGACACGTATGGCGCCCAGTTGCGGGTATAG
- a CDS encoding cell division protein ZapA gives MAGPTSRVEVEIFGERYILRGDRPPDYIRRIAQEVDERVRDIGNRHARIPVATAAILAAVNLADELKRLQESYDALVKMIEGEDQERKKKK, from the coding sequence ATGGCCGGGCCTACGAGCAGGGTCGAGGTTGAGATTTTTGGGGAACGTTACATTCTTCGGGGGGACAGGCCCCCGGACTATATCCGCCGTATTGCCCAGGAGGTTGACGAGAGGGTCCGGGACATCGGTAACCGCCACGCCCGCATCCCGGTCGCCACGGCGGCGATTCTGGCCGCCGTTAATCTGGCTGATGAGTTGAAACGTCTCCAGGAGAGCTATGACGCTCTGGTGAAAATGATCGAGGGGGAAGATCAGGAAAGGAAGAAGAAGAAGTAA
- a CDS encoding NGG1p interacting factor NIF3, translating to MNIGEIYTLAVKRGMEHDPRGLEGAEKVLARERERFAGLKEEERDEFDQERLTNPYSDTRILYGDPETPVRLVLAGVDMEVGELLLADRLRERGRSIDLVITHHPEGKALASLHEVMHLQEDVLARLGVPINIAEGILASRISEVKRGILPLNHNRAVDVARILDIPFMCLHTTTDNLVNDFLQKYLDERRPETLKDLLKTLKELPEYKEAVRLNAGPTIVIGSPERRAGKIVVDMTGGTGGSEDAYARLANAGVGTLVVMHISEKHRKEAETNHVQVVVAGHMASDSLGLNLFLDELARHGIEIVPCAGLLRVNRAAEQ from the coding sequence ATGAACATCGGCGAGATATACACCTTGGCGGTAAAAAGGGGCATGGAACATGACCCGCGGGGGTTGGAAGGGGCGGAGAAAGTCCTGGCCCGGGAAAGGGAGCGCTTTGCGGGGCTTAAAGAGGAGGAACGCGACGAGTTCGATCAGGAGCGGTTAACGAACCCCTACTCGGACACCCGGATCTTGTATGGCGACCCCGAAACGCCGGTGCGCCTGGTGCTGGCCGGGGTGGATATGGAGGTGGGGGAGCTTTTGTTGGCCGACCGCCTGCGTGAACGCGGCCGCTCAATCGACCTGGTGATCACGCACCACCCGGAAGGCAAAGCGTTGGCGTCGTTGCACGAAGTGATGCACCTCCAGGAAGATGTGCTGGCCCGTCTGGGGGTGCCCATCAACATTGCCGAGGGAATCTTGGCTTCGCGGATCAGCGAGGTGAAACGGGGCATCCTGCCGCTGAACCACAACCGGGCCGTGGACGTGGCCCGGATCTTGGATATCCCTTTTATGTGCCTGCACACCACCACCGACAACCTGGTCAACGATTTCCTCCAGAAGTACCTGGATGAACGCCGGCCCGAAACCTTGAAAGACCTCCTGAAAACCCTCAAGGAATTGCCCGAGTACAAGGAAGCCGTACGCCTGAATGCGGGGCCCACGATCGTGATCGGCAGCCCCGAACGGCGCGCCGGCAAGATCGTGGTCGACATGACCGGCGGCACCGGGGGTTCGGAGGACGCCTACGCCCGGTTGGCCAACGCCGGGGTGGGCACCCTGGTGGTGATGCACATCAGCGAGAAACACCGCAAGGAGGCGGAAACAAACCACGTCCAGGTGGTCGTCGCCGGGCATATGGCCAGTGATTCCCTGGGCTTGAACCTATTCCTCGATGAACTCGCCCGGCACGGCATCGAAATCGTGCCCTGCGCCGGCCTCCTGCGGGTGAACCGCGCGGCAGAACAGTAA